TTTTCTGTCATCCAACGACCTCTTTGACCTAAAGCACACAGACAACTTTCTATCATGGAGAGGTACCAGACACACACATTTGGTTCATTGTCGACTAGATAGGGCACTAGCCAACAGCTCCTGGTCAGACCTTTTCCCAAATGTGAGATCTCACTATCTAGCCTTTGAAGCTTCGGTTCACAGGCCCATACTTTCAACCTTTGACTCCAAAAGGAAAAAACCCTCGAAGATCTTCCGGTATGATCGACGACTACGTGAAAATGATGAAGCAAGGGATCTGTTTGCAAAGGTATGGGCTGATAATCAACACCTCTATGTACACCTGTGAATCCAAAAAAGCAGACAGACTATCTCAGCGTGGAGcaagaaattatatattaacagcaaaaagaaaatttttgaaCTCAAAGTAGCACTGGACAGTGCCTTATCCGCATCTATCTCTGATGATGAATGCATCTCTAGAATCAATCTGGACCTCCTCAAGGCATACAAGGCTGACGAAGAGTACTGGAGGCAACGCAGCAGGCTTCAATGGCTCACCCTAGGAAATAGAAACACGTCCTTTTTTCACGCTACTACGAAGGGAAGAAGAGCTAGGAATAGAATCTCGGTCCTCGAAGACTCAGAAGGATCACCAGTGTTCGAAGATGAGCAGATAGCTAACACCATCTCAAAGTACTTTAGTGATATCTTCACTTCCTCAGGAAACTCTGCAACAAAGGTGGTGCAGAAGGCCATCTCCCCCTGTATCTCCACAGAAATGAATGAGAAGCTCAATTAACTACCGTCACCCACTGAGATTAAAGACGCACTATTTGCAATTCATCCTGACATAGCCCTGGGACCTGACAGTTTCTCAGCTAGCTTCTTCCAATCTAACTGGGAGGCAGTAGGACCAAGGATAATAAAGGAAACCCAATGCTTCTTCACCAAGGGTTATCTACCTCTCTGCATCAATGAGACACATATAAGATTGATTCCTAAGATTCAAAGTCCTAAAGCGGTCTCAGACTACAGACCCATTGCTCTCTGCAATGTCTATTACAAGATCATATCATAGCTACTTTCTCTACGGCTCAAGCCGGTTCTACAAGAGATAATATCAGGGAATCAGTCTGCTTTCGTACCTGGAAGAGTGATCTCAGACAATGTCCTCATTACGCATGAAGTTCTCCACTTCCTTAAGTCGTCAGGGGCTGTCAAGCACTACTCCATGGCTGTGAAAACATATATCAGTAAGACTTATGATCGCCTAGAATGAACTTTTATACAAACAGTCCTTGAAAGAATGGGTTTTTGTTAAACCTGGATTGAGTGGATGATCCAGTGCGTCTCGACAGTCTCTTACTCCTTCCTGCTGGATAATGAAGCGGTAGGTAAAGTCCTTCCCCAGAGAGGCATCAGGCAAGTTGATCCCCTGTCACCATATATCTTTATCATTTACGGTTAAGTACTTTCAGGTTTATGTAAACAAGCTCAGGAAGTTGTAACCTTACCAGGCATTAGAGTCTCCAGAAACAGTCTGAAGCTGAATCATTTTCTCTTCGCTGATGACACAATGATATTCATGAAGTCTAACACCCATGCTTGTGAAACTCTGCTGGAAATCCTGCACAGTTACGAACTAGCCTCAGGATAGATGATTAATCCTCAAAAATCATCGATCTTGTTTTCAAGCAAAACACCAATCGAAATCAGAAACAGAGTCAAGGCTCAGTTAGGTATTGAAAAAGAAGGAGGAGTAGGTAAATACATGGGACTTCCAAAACACTTTGGTAGGAAGAAAAAAGACCTCTTCACGGCTATAGTGGACCGCATGAAGTAGAGAGCTCTAAACTACTCAACAAAATTTATCTCTACAGCCGGGAAGGCGATCATGATCCAATCAGTCCTCTCAGTCATTCCCTCATTCGCAATGACTTGCTTCCTTCTACCAGTGAGACTATGAAAACGCATCCAATCGGTGCTTACTAGATTCTGGTGGGACTCCACAGATGGGGTGAAAAAAATATGCTGGATCGCTTGGGACAAGCTAACACTACCTAAAGGAATGAGAGGTCTAGGTTTCAGGGATATCCAAGCCTTCAGCCAAGATTTACTAGCAAAGATCGGATGGCGACTGATAACCAAACCGGACTCTCTACTTGCTAGGATCCTGCTCGGTAAATACTTCAATAAGACCTCATTCCTAAACGTCCAGGCTGCTAGTAACATATCTCACGGCTGGAAAGGAGTCCTATTGGGTAGAGATCTTTTACTAAGCCACCTAGGGAAAGCAATTGGGGATGGGGAATCAACATCTGTTTTGAATGACTCTTAAATAACATCGGAGGAGACCCTCAAGCCTTTTGGTCCTTTAACCCTGCAAGACAGAGACCTCAGGGTATCAGACCTGCTCAAAAGAGAATCTAGAGAATGGAATGTGGCTAAAGTGGAGAACCTGCTACCTGACCTCAAAAGCCGCATTCTAAGCTTGAGATCAAGCATCTTTGGAGCACAAGACTCTTTTATCTGGTCCCTGCAAAAATCAGGGATATATAGAGTCAAGACGGGATACAAAGCGATCAAAACTGAAAAATGCCAATCGACTAACACACTCTTGGCAAATGCAAATGCGCACGGAAATGGAACTGGAGTTGAAACTCACCTTTGGAATAAACTCATTTTGAGTCCACCTTTGTCACTAAAGCTGGAACTTTTTCTCTCGAAGGTGGGAAACAATGCACTCCCAACGGGTGCCAATATACAATCTCGAGGAATGCTCTCCAATACCATGTGCCCTCGTTGTGGAGATTTGGAATCTATCTCTCACATTCTCTTCCACTGCCCTTTTGCAACCGAAGTTTGGGATCTCGGACCATGTGAATACAAGTTGGATACTTCACCGCAAACTTCGTTCTTCGACAAGCTACAATACTCCATGACCCAAGCTCCTCTACCCCCGTTTGGATTTACAGGTAATGCTCTCTCGTGGATCTGCTGGACGTTATGGACCTCAAGGAATCAACTCCTGTTTGAAAACCGACATCAATCAGCAATAGAAGTATTTACAAGAGTCCTAGGAGCCCTCAAAGAATGGGAATCGgcgcaacaatcaaacaaaacccaaatcctaaaagCTTACCCATCACTCCTGATGCCATCGGTTCCCCTTTGGAAATCATATGTAACACGGACGCTTCGTGGAAGGCAGGAACCCGATCAGCGGGATTGGCCTGGATCTTCACTGATTTCACCTCGGAAGAGCTTTGGATAGGCTCCTCGGCACAAAACTTTTTCTCCTCTCCTTGTATGGCAGAAGCTCTAGCCATCTGAGAAGCCCTCCTCCAAGCGGCATCTCTCAACTACCGTCATATTTGTATTAAATCAGACTCTCAAGTACTCGTTCATACGATCTCTTCTCGCCGGCGATCATCAGAACTCTTCGGGGTTCTCGCCGATATCGACGACCTAGCtttttcatcttcctcttcgtTTCTATCTTGTCGTTTTACTTTCATCCCATGATCCCTTAATAGATCTGCGGATGGGCTCGCGAAGAGTTGTCTAGCGGCCCACTTAATTAGCCGTTCATCTATTGTAACCTAAAcccttttttaattaaattatcttattgttcaaaaaaaaaaaacggatgtGTAACTATGCAGAGGGAGTAGAAAATAAAAGAGTACGTATACATACTTTAATGATATCTGACCTTTTGGTCTGACTGTCCCAGTCTGAAAGTCACGTGACTGACCTGCTCCCTACGCTTAACAACTCACTCGCTTCACAACGCAGATCTTGGCCACGTTTTTTCTCttattcatcatctcttttggcTCTGCTTCTTTgtaaaaaaagtgaaaatacaaagttaattttaaaatataaaacttttttttttgctaaaaaatataaaacatgttattcttctttttatttatgcGAAAGTGACATccgtttttattaaaattaatttagaaacgAAAAACAACATCCGAAGcctttgttttcttatattCTAATGCTCAACTCTCAAAAATTCACAAgtatcatattatataaacatGTTGTGATGTTTCAAAAGAAAGAAGCATGTTGTGAATAAAATAAGCATAGTATAGTATTAACATAAAATTACCAATTTGTTATGGACCAGACCGTGGATTGTTCATAACCaaaagattatgatttgtaatatttctatttatctatgacgatgtaatctcctatataaggaacctctatgctatgaataaaaatagacttttccattacttttataacacgttatcaacaCGACACTCTAAATCCTTAAactaatacccaaatcgaaaaaccctaaaaccctaaccctagccggcgatccgacgaaccctaaactcCGTTCGCGTCTCTTGTTCTCGTAtttgttccagctcgcgtccccgatcagcttcagcccaaggcgttcctgatcctagctcagacgttcgcgacccgagagcagctccagcacgcgacctcttcctcgttcgcgacaacatcagacagctcgcgtccgacgatcaaggcgttcccgatcaagcaacaaaggacgtccgcgacccgatagaagcgactcgatcaactcctttggtggtccgattcaacaatcatctaaggttaaaacgtaattcaaaacctaagaacccataatcaaacatggattgattgataaagaatgaaaccctaaaaccctaatctttatgaatcaaaaccatagggtaatagatcaaaaatcctaattgagtaaatcgaagctctaaaagttcgataccccaaatcctaaatcatgttcctacataccccaaatcggtttttacaagttaaaatccgataaaccctaaccctatatctataaacccctaatcgaatattttgaaatcaaaactgttttcggttttgatcattgaggttttaaatctgattgaatctgatgctatgttgctagaattgtttgaccattaaattgatagatttattttcgcatcctgcttggttaattgttcatctgatttaaaattgtttaaaccgaccagcctgttaaaacattgattgaatccgataggttgctagcttgctttgcttatataatccgataggttgatagattgattgaggtttacttgtttaaaatctgaatgatctgattgcatgattcttgtggtttaatatcatctgctaggattgatagttttgtaatctgatctgttttaaatagaaaccctaaataatccgtatgataggttatattgatatgatttggatgtctttgagaattgagaatccgtatgctaggttgatagattcatgataaaatctaatatcttgaggtttaagattgtatgctaagttcgattaaattgattgatctgattatatgttttcgaggtttgataaattcggatactagatatattatttacacatggtttatgctaaataccaatcagccttgaaactgattcattgaaattcatgcttgaaatctatattctagtattgctaaaattagccttgaaactgattcattgaaattcatgcttgaaatctatattctagtaatGCTAAAATCAGcattgaaactgattgagtgattaataaatctttttactagtcttgctaaaatccattgattgttaaatcataattgcatgattaattgaatctgtttttgctagtcttgataaaccataatattatgagcacatagaaatagtattgctgggacttgctagaaattgactgattgattaaatgcctttaagattaATAGTCttattgtcctcacaagattgaaatccgaattgattgtttttaagagtaagaccgcatgaaaattatacctaaatattgagtgatatatgatttgagatgtcgaaaatcaacctggattttgctgccctaaatctctctggagataattatttacggtggacattgaatacaaagattatcctaaagtcaaaaagacttggtgaatgtatcatagaaaacaatgccaatgagaaagattgatacatgacaatattaattattagccatcatcttattaagagtatcaaagatcagtatctgactatagagaatcctctaggcCTTTagacagagttaaaaatcgagatatgatcaccaaagaacggtgttattagcaaagaccctatttgattggaggaatcccagaatccaggactataagtctgtggatgaatttattgctagctgggcaaaaaataatggattactgatgagaaacagtgaattgagacctcctggattaaccccattacctgataccaataaggccacagaagaaaaaaaaaaaaggtaaccacgtccagaatgatagaccacacgatcatggccgtggagggtggaaaggacgtggccatggccactataacacatttggccgtgggaatcactatggcagaggctgTGGGTATCAatccaatttgagccatggtcaaggcagtggccgtagTATATCCTTTCACCACAAAGCttgaccaaatcagtgtgccatagatgtggaatggggaaccattgggctaagatatgaaggactcccaaacatttttgtgacctctatcaaagagaatctgaaagggaagaatcctgaaacccacttggtctataaagatggtaaaaataatttcgaacatgatcaagatgatcttatggaatatgagacttatagttgcctaaaagaatcaagttgataatctgatttcgacatcaaacttgtgtgattgctttgcttgtatgctttctatgatttttatctccttgaatttatttctattatattgtctgcttagattaaatgaatgaatgatttttctatatgagtacactgaaaaacgccaatataactaatatattattgcctaagggtatgcatctagaaatcattgatgccttatattcacccagctctaagagcaagagcagcctattgagttttaaagatataagaatgaatggttttcatattgaaacaatgggcgaaggaaacaaagagttccttcagatatatgtataaaatcgcccaaggccataataagtcctaaagactatacatgcattatgtactgacctagactatgcatagataagtatgatagaggctaaaaacctgcgaaaatatacactttatggcacaaccggattggccatcctggtccaaacatgatgcgaaagttgatattcaaaaggcacacattaaaagataagaagagttatcccaaagaatctcatgtgtgtagcatgtacacaaggaaaAGTCATtgggccatcaccagtaaaacggctacgagcccctttttcatttcataaataaagactatatgtctagataatactggtgaaaacatgtcccaagcgtttaaatgattatggtatgtccatgggggtaagtgtggataattatgtgatacatgtccataccaagaacggcttggccgaaatcttttaaaacgcaaatagctgattggtagaccataacttatgaggtcaaaactcccattcacagcttaggtcacacgaaatttacatgcacctaagttaatacgcatcaggccatttagtgagcatagatatcccctatcacaattattaactggtcaagagccagacataccccatcataagatatttggatgtgttgtctatgtactaattgttccaccacagagaactaagatgagacctcaaaagaacgatggggatatatgttggacatgattctcccacaataataaagtactttgagccaactatgggtgattatatttaaGGCCAGGTACACAAATTATTTtgagaccaggaggagaaaaaaaataaagctggtaaaagaatggtaaaagaaatagaatggaatcaaccatcaatgtcttggcaagatcctcggactaaagaatgtgaaatagacgtccaaagattatacatttacaaagctagctaatcaaatgccagacacatttgctgacccgaaaaaatgactaagtcatatataaacctgcttgtaaagcaccaacgaatttgatgtccaagaagagacacagtcaagttgctacagagtctagacaacgtatgaaacgtggtagaccaaataggttccaaaagatcagaatcctcggaaacaaaagaaaggtgcagagaatgataatcaaaatccaaatccgaggttactaaggaaaccatcccataaatggagataaggccggtcagctctaaggtacatgtaccaaacaatgtagcttgggacgtaAGCTGCAAaatattaaaggtcctgataataatgaatctcaatcgattatatcatgtctggaatataatggaaccaataaggaatgtcgacataagatgatttatttgcatacaaggtagcacttgaatttatgaatataagcgaggatcatgaacccacgtcaatataagagtgcgcactcgtagaacatattggattgaatggaaacatggggttaaatagtttaaggaagaaaggcgtatttggccatatgattaagacgccatatgatgttaaaaccagtagatataaatgggtcttgtgaggaatagaaatagtgagatataaagctgatgttgcacaaggattctcacaaagaccagtaatagattatgaggagacatactcccatgtggtggatgcaactacttttagttttctcataagtctggctatataagagagaaaattagacttgcagcaagttgatgtagtgactgcatatttatatggtccagtggataatgaaagtactagagggtattgagctgaaagtacatcaagttctcgagaacaatattgataatcatcaaagtatatgatctgaatatcctaggaaactctggatacaattttccaaatagttgaatatctcaagaaagagtttgagatgaaagatcttggaaaacaaagttttgtttgggattacaacttgagtacattaacaatgaaatccttgtgcatcaaatagtatataccgaaaagggtactcaagagatttaatatggaccagtctcacccattatctagtacatgggcgtgagatcacttgttttggacactgatccatttaGTCCATTTAGTCcagagatggacgatgcagaagtcttgtttcagacactgatctgattggtccataagaaggatgatgaagaagcctttgattttggtttattttatactaacctgtccaaagaggggttatttggttttgttgatttgtttttagacatgttatgttttacacatggtggtacacgcatatcacaacaacatcatccaagatttcttgtgtgtgtatttgaggtcgatgactcaatatgttcgatcagattgtggcatggccgatggtaaagaagaactaactatcatgttcgaggatgAAACATATTCTGCctaagatcttcatcacccacgggttgcagaaaattggataggtccaagggaccttcagtaatgtccaaatcagagggagtaatgtgtgtcgtactctttttccttaaccTTAGTTTTttcccaattgggttttcctgataaggttttaatgaggcaacattaaaacGCATTACAAGCTATaaatggttatgacatccaaggaggagtgttatgaaccagattgtgaatagctcataaccaagagattatgatttataatcttttcatttatctatgacgatGTAATCTTCTATATAACGAACctttatgttatgaataaagatagacttttccattacttttataacacagTTAAATTGTAACTCATTGTATTATTGAAGACAGTAAAAACTTGGAACGTTAATTAGCAATGCATCAGTGttccaaacttttttttgtcataacactattttttgtttaaagaaaaaaacattgttttttGTTACAGTTGTTTCACAAATTTGTCAAATAGCAATGCAATTAAAAGTTGTCGTTAAAAAAGCAATGCAATTAAAAGCAAAAATATCGAATACTACTCCTTCcgtttttaaatgtaaataattttagctaaaaacattaaatttaaaaaaattgttttctttttaaaatgtatCATTTAATGTATAAATTCAACCAACTATTAAgaatcatatattattttattggttaacTATATTCAATAAAACGTAAAATGTGTATTAAAATGTGAAAAcaagttatattttgaaacaaaatattttctctaaaactacttacattttAGAAATAGAAGTATATCTTAAAAAGAATTAGCTTAATTAATGGTTTCATACAAAAAGAaggataaaataaattaattattaatgttagTGATTATTTACCACTTTAGCATTTATAGCTTTCACTCTTCTCTTCCAAGCTCCACCGTAAaccctttcttttcttctcaaaCTTTTGTAGCAGAAAGAAagtaaaaggagaaaaaaactTGCAAAGCTTAAAAAAACGCAGCGTTTTGAAAGGCTGACGATTCTGGCTTTCCCTACCATGGAAGCTTTCAGTCTCCTCAACTACTGGAAGAACAATGGTGGCGGTGGTGTTTCCTCCGGCCTTAGCTTCCTCCCTCCTCAGTCCTCCGACTCTTCTTGCCGTTACTCCGGCGAAGCCACCACCATTGTCACCTCCGTCTCTGTCAAGGAAACCGAGGAAGAAGATGCAGGAGACGACGAAGGACCGTTCTTTGATCTCAAGTTCGCTGTTCcggttgaagaagaagaagaaagcgaaGAACACGGAGATGAAGTTTCCGAAGACGACGTCGGAGGAGGAAAAAGCGGAGAGGGAGATTCCGACTGTACGGAGGGTGGTTGTGAGTACAAGTTCACGCTCTCGTCGTGTTCAGGCGGAGAAGATGAGGGAGTAGATCAAGACCTTATAGTCTCTCCTTCCGGCGACGTTTACTTAAAGGGACAGATCGTCGAGGAGGTTGAACCGCCGTCAACGGGAACAGAGCAGACATGCTCCGTCAAAGCTCCGGCGGCGCAGTTATCGGCGTCGATTTTGAAATCAGCTACTAAGCTTCGTGTGTTCATGCTCGGCATGAAGAAATCGAAGCTACTCCTGGCGAAATCTGGAGACTTGGACAAGCAAAATCCACCTCTTCCTCCGTCGCAACCACCGTCTCAGTCGCCGGAGTCTCAACTGAAAAGTACCGTTACTGTGAGTTTAAAACCGGAAGAAGTGCCTGTAGTTTCTCTCTTCACGAGAGATAACAGCTTAAGAAACTCCTCATCCTCGTcttcttctccgtgtacgtccACCACCACGAAGAGGCAAAACGGCAGCGAGCCTGTCGTTTCGGAAGAGAACCGGTTCGTGATGATGCAAAAGTATTTGAAGAAAGTGAAGCCTCTCTACGTCCGAGTTTCGCGTCGTTACGGCGAGAAGTTGAAGCACTCCGGCCCGTTAAGCTTGGACTCCTCCGCTCCGGCGACTATACCCGCGGCGGAGAAAGCGGGGTCTCCGGTGAAGAAGGCTCATAAACCGGGAAACATAAACATCAATATTCCGGCGGGTTTTAAAGTAGTGAGGAAGCACCTCGGTAAAAGCAGATCCTCTTCCTCGACGACCACGATTCCGCCGGCGACTACTGTTACGACGTCGTCTGAGTCAAGGAGACGTGACGACTCGCTTCTGCAGCAGCAAGATAGCATTCAAAGCGCCATTTTACACTGCAAAAGATCTTTCAATTCCTCTCGAGGTATCTCCATTAACATTTTCTTCTTACATTTCTTCTTCTGAATTTCATTAgttatatgattattttaattttttttttccagataaaGATCCGTCGGTGTTACCAAGATCGGTAAGTGATTCATCCTCTTACGATAAATGAGACAATCGTGGATCTTTTTCTCGcataataattatgtttattgTAAATAGTAGTATATTTTTAGCTTTGTACTTTGGTAAGAGTGGTAGCAGCTATGTTTGGTCATGTAGTGATGATGACTAATGAAACTTTCGAACATGAAAAGCttatgaagaagaaaaatagacttcttcttcttccttttgcaTCATCTTTTTGAGGGTTAAGGGGAAATAACTTGAAATAGATAACTGATTGATGTATTATTC
This genomic stretch from Brassica napus cultivar Da-Ae chromosome C9, Da-Ae, whole genome shotgun sequence harbors:
- the LOC106385294 gene encoding probable membrane-associated kinase regulator 2 — translated: MEAFSLLNYWKNNGGGGVSSGLSFLPPQSSDSSCRYSGEATTIVTSVSVKETEEEDAGDDEGPFFDLKFAVPVEEEEESEEHGDEVSEDDVGGGKSGEGDSDCTEGGCEYKFTLSSCSGGEDEGVDQDLIVSPSGDVYLKGQIVEEVEPPSTGTEQTCSVKAPAAQLSASILKSATKLRVFMLGMKKSKLLLAKSGDLDKQNPPLPPSQPPSQSPESQLKSTVTVSLKPEEVPVVSLFTRDNSLRNSSSSSSSPCTSTTTKRQNGSEPVVSEENRFVMMQKYLKKVKPLYVRVSRRYGEKLKHSGPLSLDSSAPATIPAAEKAGSPVKKAHKPGNININIPAGFKVVRKHLGKSRSSSSTTTIPPATTVTTSSESRRRDDSLLQQQDSIQSAILHCKRSFNSSRDKDPSVLPRSVSDSSSYDK